In Gemmatimonadales bacterium, a genomic segment contains:
- a CDS encoding helix-turn-helix domain-containing protein yields the protein MPRIDLTHFGFTPTESLVYEVLLTGGPGTGYAIARSAGLARANAYSALEGLVSKGAARVDPGRPKRYRPESPTALIARISTDHGLAMERLSSDLDQVSVPSTPTLVEIESGRAVLQLITHDVARATVAVSLLAPADAFPILAPALRRPFSAGLPLTLCAPAPVDLGFASVGVVSDGHGWPGMPIIAVVDDRSAILASRTGGDVRGHWSTAPAFVAGARLAFERFLES from the coding sequence ATGCCTCGCATCGACCTCACCCATTTCGGCTTCACTCCGACCGAGAGCCTGGTCTACGAGGTCCTGCTGACCGGCGGACCCGGGACTGGGTACGCCATCGCCCGGTCGGCCGGACTCGCCCGTGCCAACGCCTACAGCGCGCTCGAGGGGCTGGTCTCGAAGGGTGCCGCGCGGGTCGACCCCGGGCGGCCCAAGCGGTATCGGCCCGAGTCTCCGACGGCCCTCATCGCCCGGATCTCGACCGATCATGGCTTGGCGATGGAGCGTCTGAGCAGCGACCTGGACCAGGTCAGCGTGCCCAGCACGCCCACGCTGGTCGAGATCGAGTCGGGACGAGCCGTGCTGCAGCTCATCACCCATGACGTCGCTCGGGCCACGGTCGCCGTCTCCCTGCTCGCCCCGGCAGACGCGTTCCCGATTCTCGCCCCTGCCCTCCGTCGCCCCTTCTCCGCCGGGCTGCCGTTGACTCTGTGCGCGCCCGCCCCCGTGGACCTCGGATTTGCCTCGGTGGGTGTCGTGTCCGACGGTCACGGCTGGCCTGGGATGCCCATCATCGCCGTGGTGGACGACCGGAGCGCCATCCTGGCCTCCCGCACCGGCGGCGACGTGCGCGGCCACTGGAGCACCGCCCCGGCGTTCGTGGCAGGCGCCCGGCTCGCCTTCGAGCGCTTCCTGGAATCATGA
- a CDS encoding M28 family peptidase produces MTLLRLACLIGLVLDAGAAEAQQIGRANSPESRVARAVDPRVFHSHLEFLADDALEGRAPGTRGGTTAAKYIATQFERLGLVPAGDTGSYFQRVPIIRLTPQPSLAVGAAQPAALAWKKDFVMWSMRNDSLVSLRAEPVFVGYGIVAPEYGWNDYAGVNVKGKLVITLTNDPGLRDSTIFRGKILTYYGRWTYKIEEARRQGAAGILMIHTTESATYPWTTVLSSWSGPQVRLETEPSSLIVAGWLQQDAAGRLFSQGGQDLTSLSERAWHRGFRPVPLKVQLDASVRSGIRRSDTYNVLGRLPGRGPLAREAVLIGGHYDHFGIGVPVDGDSIYNGAEDNASGTAAVLAAAEAFVRSSVRAARSMLFIGFAAEESGLLGSQALATTPPIPLRDMAAILNMDVMNLYGRTRDFSALGLDQSTLGETVTRAAAAEGLRVSTNEDALIRGAYFRSDHFSLARVGVPGTSLESGTDYVGRPAGWGKQQQDEYVAKRYHQPSDELLPWFTDDGAVQQLRVIVRTAVAVGNEPSQPTWKANSEFRQAGEERTARK; encoded by the coding sequence ATGACACTTCTTCGCTTGGCTTGCCTGATCGGCCTGGTCCTCGATGCGGGTGCCGCCGAAGCGCAGCAGATCGGCCGGGCCAACTCGCCGGAATCCCGGGTGGCACGAGCGGTGGACCCCCGGGTGTTCCACTCCCATCTCGAGTTCCTGGCGGATGACGCGCTCGAAGGGCGCGCGCCGGGGACCCGGGGAGGGACGACGGCCGCCAAGTACATCGCCACGCAGTTCGAGCGCCTGGGGTTGGTCCCGGCCGGCGACACCGGCAGCTACTTCCAGCGGGTGCCGATCATCAGGCTGACGCCACAGCCCTCGCTCGCGGTCGGTGCGGCCCAGCCGGCGGCGCTCGCGTGGAAGAAAGACTTCGTGATGTGGTCCATGCGAAACGACTCGCTGGTGAGTCTGCGGGCCGAGCCGGTCTTCGTGGGCTACGGCATCGTGGCGCCGGAATACGGCTGGAACGATTACGCCGGCGTCAACGTGAAGGGCAAGCTGGTCATCACCCTGACCAACGATCCCGGCCTGCGGGACTCGACCATCTTCCGAGGCAAGATCCTCACCTACTACGGCCGGTGGACCTACAAGATCGAAGAGGCGCGGCGGCAGGGCGCGGCCGGGATCCTCATGATCCACACCACCGAGAGCGCCACTTACCCGTGGACCACGGTGCTCTCCAGCTGGTCAGGCCCTCAGGTCCGGCTCGAAACCGAGCCCAGCTCGCTCATCGTCGCCGGATGGCTGCAGCAGGATGCGGCCGGCCGGCTCTTCAGCCAAGGCGGTCAGGATCTCACGTCGCTGAGCGAACGGGCCTGGCATCGGGGCTTCAGGCCGGTACCGCTCAAAGTCCAGCTCGACGCCTCCGTGCGCAGCGGCATCCGCCGTTCGGACACGTACAACGTCCTGGGACGGCTGCCCGGGCGCGGCCCCCTGGCGCGTGAGGCGGTTCTCATCGGGGGGCACTACGACCACTTCGGTATCGGGGTCCCGGTGGACGGCGACTCGATCTACAACGGCGCAGAGGACAACGCGTCGGGCACCGCGGCCGTGCTGGCCGCCGCGGAGGCGTTCGTCCGGAGCAGCGTCAGGGCCGCCCGCTCGATGCTCTTCATCGGGTTCGCGGCGGAAGAGTCGGGACTGCTCGGGTCCCAGGCCCTGGCGACTACCCCGCCGATCCCGCTTCGCGACATGGCGGCGATTCTCAACATGGACGTGATGAACCTGTATGGCCGAACCCGAGACTTCTCCGCCCTGGGCCTGGATCAATCGACTCTGGGCGAGACGGTGACCCGGGCGGCCGCCGCGGAGGGCTTGCGGGTCAGCACCAACGAGGACGCGCTGATTCGGGGAGCCTATTTCCGTTCGGACCACTTCTCCCTGGCCCGGGTCGGGGTCCCGGGGACCTCGCTCGAGAGCGGCACCGACTATGTCGGGCGGCCCGCCGGGTGGGGCAAGCAGCAGCAGGACGAGTATGTGGCCAAGCGCTACCATCAGCCGAGCGATGAGCTGCTTCCCTGGTTCACCGACGACGGCGCTGTCCAACAGCTTCGCGTCATCGTCAGGACAGCAGTTGCCGTCGGGAACGAACCCAGCCAGCCGACCTGGAAGGCCAACTCCGAGTTTCGCCAGGCCGGTGAGGAGCGGACAGCCCGTAAGTGA
- a CDS encoding SDR family oxidoreductase: MSSAPDRSGRRVLVIGATSAIATETARVFAAYGARLFLTGRHPDRLEAVAADLRVRGAMQVETARLDVTDIGGHAGVIDAAAAGMGGLDVVLIAHGTLPDQRRCEESVAESLAAMQVNFTATVALLTLVANRFESARHGCIAVIGSVAGDRGRQSNYVYGAAKGGLERFLEGLRNRLFRSGVDVITIKPGFVDTPMTAQVPKNALFASPRRVGRAIYRAIESRRSVVYIPWFWRPIMCLVTALPESIFRRLRL, encoded by the coding sequence GTGTCCAGCGCTCCTGATCGCTCAGGCCGGCGGGTCCTGGTCATCGGTGCGACCTCAGCCATCGCCACCGAAACCGCGCGGGTATTCGCGGCGTACGGGGCTCGTCTCTTCCTGACGGGACGCCATCCGGACCGGCTCGAGGCCGTTGCCGCGGATCTGCGAGTACGGGGTGCGATGCAGGTCGAAACAGCGCGCCTCGACGTCACCGACATTGGGGGTCACGCCGGGGTGATCGACGCGGCGGCGGCCGGCATGGGAGGGCTGGACGTGGTGTTGATCGCGCATGGCACCCTGCCCGATCAACGGCGGTGTGAGGAAAGCGTCGCCGAGTCGCTGGCCGCGATGCAGGTGAATTTCACCGCGACCGTGGCCCTGCTGACGCTGGTGGCCAACCGATTCGAGAGCGCGCGCCACGGCTGCATCGCGGTGATCGGCTCGGTGGCCGGAGACCGCGGCCGGCAGAGCAACTACGTGTACGGGGCCGCCAAAGGCGGACTGGAGCGATTTCTCGAGGGGCTCCGCAACCGGCTCTTCCGCTCCGGCGTGGACGTCATCACGATCAAGCCGGGTTTCGTGGACACCCCGATGACCGCGCAGGTGCCGAAGAACGCTCTCTTCGCCAGCCCGCGGCGGGTCGGGCGCGCCATCTACCGTGCCATCGAGTCGCGTCGCAGCGTGGTGTACATTCCCTGGTTCTGGCGGCCCATCATGTGTCTCGTCACCGCCCTGCCCGAATCCATCTTCCGGCGACTCCGCCTGTGA
- a CDS encoding FAD-binding oxidoreductase — MRTYQSWGRYPRASHTGVLPIVWRTEPPPLDRLDRSILPFGLGRSYGDSCLNDGGLLLDTKALDRLIAFDAGNGLLRCEAGVTLAAILALTVPKGWFLPVVPGTRWVSVGGAIANDIHGKNHHRAGTFGAHVVRLELLRSSGDRLVCSPEENAELFHATVGGLGLTGLILWAEIRLNRIPGAGIALERIRFGSLDEFFTLTESDQQYEYTVAWVDCLARGRRLGRGIFMRGDHAGWPGAPPSPLVEARLRVPCDAPAGLINRATMRAFNELYYRRQVRGRTRSLVPYTPFFFPLDTVADWSRLYGAAGFLQYQCVVPEQPGSAGMREIFERMTRSGEAPSLAVLKRFGDVPSPGLLSFPRPGLTLAVDFAFRGQRTLALLEDLDRVVRDAGGAVYPAKDARMSPESFRRFFPQWERFAVHVDPKFSSSFWRRVQRS; from the coding sequence ATGAGGACCTACCAGTCCTGGGGACGGTACCCCCGGGCCAGTCACACCGGAGTGCTGCCGATCGTGTGGCGGACCGAGCCACCTCCGCTCGACCGGCTCGACCGGAGCATCCTGCCCTTCGGACTCGGCCGCAGCTACGGAGACAGCTGCCTCAACGACGGCGGGCTGCTGCTCGACACGAAGGCGCTCGATCGGCTGATCGCCTTCGACGCCGGGAACGGCCTGCTGCGCTGCGAGGCGGGAGTCACCCTGGCGGCGATTCTCGCGCTCACCGTCCCCAAGGGCTGGTTCCTGCCGGTCGTGCCCGGCACCCGATGGGTCTCGGTAGGCGGTGCCATCGCGAACGACATTCATGGGAAGAATCACCACCGCGCGGGCACCTTCGGGGCTCACGTGGTGCGGCTCGAGCTGCTGCGCTCCAGCGGCGACCGGCTGGTCTGCTCTCCGGAAGAGAATGCCGAGCTCTTTCACGCCACGGTCGGTGGACTCGGCCTCACCGGCCTGATCCTGTGGGCGGAGATCCGGCTCAACCGAATTCCTGGCGCTGGCATCGCCCTGGAACGGATTCGTTTCGGCAGCCTGGATGAATTCTTCACGCTCACCGAGAGCGATCAACAGTATGAGTACACCGTCGCGTGGGTAGACTGCCTGGCCCGGGGACGGCGGCTGGGCCGGGGGATCTTCATGCGGGGCGATCACGCCGGGTGGCCCGGGGCGCCACCCTCGCCATTGGTCGAAGCTCGGCTGCGGGTTCCCTGCGATGCGCCTGCCGGCCTGATCAACCGGGCGACCATGCGCGCCTTCAACGAGCTGTATTATCGACGGCAGGTTCGGGGCCGGACTCGGTCCCTTGTCCCGTACACGCCGTTCTTCTTCCCGCTGGACACGGTGGCCGACTGGAGTCGATTGTACGGTGCCGCCGGCTTCCTGCAGTACCAATGCGTTGTTCCGGAGCAACCGGGCAGTGCAGGCATGCGCGAGATCTTCGAGCGTATGACCAGGTCTGGTGAAGCACCGTCGCTGGCGGTGCTCAAACGCTTCGGGGATGTGCCTTCCCCCGGCCTGCTCTCCTTCCCCCGGCCGGGGCTTACGCTGGCGGTAGACTTTGCCTTCCGTGGGCAGCGCACGCTCGCCTTGCTGGAAGATCTCGACCGGGTGGTGCGAGACGCGGGCGGAGCGGTCTATCCCGCCAAGGACGCCCGGATGAGCCCCGAGAGCTTCCGCCGGTTCTTTCCCCAATGGGAGCGGTTCGCGGTCCACGTCGATCCCAAGTTCTCCTCATCCTTCTGGCGTCGTGTCCAGCGCTCCTGA
- a CDS encoding UbiA family prenyltransferase — MPEHPDTQSRWVAAVRAIRVHQWVKNLLLFVPVILDHQLFNGAAMAKAGIGFIAFCLAASGGYILNDMLDLEADRRHATKRHRPFASGALPPALGVALIPVLVIGALWLSWTRLPTRFVAALALYLVLTTAYSTYLKRIAVLDVVLLAGLYTLRVLAGVAASHVRFSTWLLAFSMFLFLSLAFVKRYAEISGLEPQADEQVRRRGYLRSDREWLGSMGSSSGYLSVLVLALYINSDQVVALYRFPLLLWLVCPLLLLWIGRMWLRAYRGQIHEDPIVAAVQDPLSYLLGALVGVIMYAAL; from the coding sequence GTGCCTGAGCACCCCGATACGCAGTCGCGCTGGGTGGCGGCGGTCCGGGCCATTCGCGTGCACCAGTGGGTGAAGAACCTGTTGCTCTTCGTGCCCGTGATCCTCGATCACCAGCTCTTCAACGGCGCGGCCATGGCCAAGGCCGGGATCGGCTTCATCGCTTTTTGCCTGGCGGCATCGGGCGGCTACATCCTCAACGATATGCTCGATCTCGAGGCCGATCGCCGGCACGCCACCAAGCGACATCGGCCGTTCGCCTCGGGAGCGCTGCCGCCGGCACTCGGCGTGGCGCTCATTCCCGTCCTGGTCATCGGGGCGCTCTGGCTCAGCTGGACCCGGCTGCCAACGCGGTTCGTCGCCGCACTGGCGCTCTATCTGGTGCTCACCACAGCCTACTCCACCTATCTCAAGCGCATCGCCGTGCTCGACGTGGTCCTGCTGGCGGGACTCTATACCCTTCGGGTGTTGGCCGGAGTCGCGGCCTCGCACGTGCGATTCTCCACCTGGCTGCTCGCGTTCTCGATGTTCCTCTTCCTGAGCCTCGCCTTCGTCAAGCGCTACGCCGAGATCAGCGGACTGGAGCCGCAGGCCGACGAGCAGGTCCGCCGCCGCGGATATCTGCGGAGCGATCGCGAGTGGCTGGGATCGATGGGAAGCTCCAGCGGGTATCTGTCGGTGCTGGTACTCGCGCTCTACATCAACAGCGACCAGGTCGTGGCCCTCTACCGGTTCCCGCTCCTACTGTGGCTGGTCTGTCCCCTGCTGTTGCTCTGGATCGGCCGGATGTGGCTTCGGGCGTATCGCGGGCAGATTCATGAGGATCCCATCGTGGCTGCGGTGCAGGACCCCTTGAGCTACCTGCTGGGTGCCCTGGTCGGCGTCATCATGTACGCGGCCCTGTAG
- a CDS encoding FAD-dependent oxidoreductase: protein MAQPSVVVLGGGLSGVATAYTLARAGLRDVTLVESGGSLGGLAGSFEREQHFYPLGYHHILHRDRALLFFLDLVGALPDVRWRRVRMLFNLGTQSYDLGSPAGFLRFPMSLPDKARFVRLMLKAFGKRDWSDWQDRSAAELVDECAGPGVREALFERLTRLKFELPCSEVSGAWLGARLHYREGSAPLGYIPGANWTKVLCDGVTRLLEQAGVRVRLGSPVTKLFTGDGLIREAELAGGERLGGDLFVSSIPTEVYLRLLPGDATPELASIRYSALISLVCATRQAVRSDAYWINLASLDRTACGIFLLSSLNPSIGRPGDSCVNFVTHLRGRDRPLFQEPDERLVERYRADFRAVFGFELEPFWTHLARVPMYSPVFGRSFRNPPLKSASWHNLYFAGNYRTFPTIVSTGTALGSGVETGQALLRDLGERTDLAGRISGYRLRSMPRA, encoded by the coding sequence ATGGCCCAACCGTCCGTCGTGGTGCTGGGCGGCGGGCTCTCCGGCGTGGCGACCGCCTATACCCTCGCACGGGCGGGCCTCCGCGACGTGACCCTGGTCGAAAGCGGCGGCAGCCTGGGCGGCCTGGCGGGCAGCTTCGAGCGAGAACAGCACTTCTATCCGCTCGGCTACCATCACATCCTGCACCGCGATCGCGCCCTGCTCTTCTTTCTCGATCTGGTCGGCGCGCTGCCGGACGTGCGCTGGCGCCGGGTGCGCATGCTCTTCAATCTGGGCACGCAGTCGTACGATCTAGGTAGTCCTGCCGGATTCCTCCGCTTCCCTATGAGCCTGCCGGACAAGGCCCGCTTCGTTCGCCTCATGCTCAAAGCGTTCGGCAAGCGCGACTGGTCCGACTGGCAAGACCGGAGCGCCGCCGAGCTGGTGGACGAGTGCGCCGGCCCCGGGGTGCGGGAGGCGCTGTTCGAGCGCTTGACCCGGCTCAAGTTCGAGCTGCCCTGCTCCGAGGTGAGCGGGGCCTGGCTGGGCGCCCGGCTGCACTACCGGGAAGGATCCGCTCCGCTGGGCTATATCCCCGGCGCCAACTGGACCAAGGTGCTCTGTGATGGAGTGACCCGCCTGCTGGAGCAGGCCGGCGTACGGGTGCGGCTGGGGAGCCCGGTCACCAAGCTCTTTACCGGCGACGGCCTCATCCGGGAAGCGGAGCTGGCCGGGGGCGAGCGGCTGGGCGGCGACCTCTTCGTCAGCAGTATCCCGACGGAGGTCTATCTCCGGCTGCTGCCCGGCGACGCCACGCCCGAGCTGGCGAGCATCCGCTATTCCGCGCTCATCTCCCTGGTCTGCGCCACCCGTCAGGCGGTGAGGTCCGACGCCTACTGGATCAACCTGGCGTCGCTCGACCGGACCGCCTGCGGCATCTTTCTTCTGAGCTCACTCAACCCGTCGATCGGCCGCCCGGGTGACAGCTGCGTCAACTTCGTGACCCATCTCCGCGGGCGGGACCGTCCGCTGTTCCAGGAACCGGACGAGCGGCTGGTGGAGCGTTACCGGGCCGATTTCCGGGCGGTCTTCGGCTTCGAGCTGGAGCCGTTCTGGACCCACCTGGCGCGGGTGCCGATGTACTCGCCGGTCTTCGGCCGGAGCTTCCGCAATCCTCCGCTCAAGAGCGCCTCCTGGCACAACCTCTACTTTGCGGGCAACTATCGCACCTTCCCGACGATCGTGTCCACCGGGACCGCCCTGGGATCGGGCGTCGAGACCGGCCAGGCCCTGCTGCGGGACCTCGGTGAGCGCACCGACCTCGCCGGGCGCATCAGTGGGTACCGTCTCAGGTCGATGCCCCGTGCCTGA
- a CDS encoding glycosyltransferase family 2 protein: MSQEPLVSVVMPCLNEEEAIGPCIEKIQATFARAGIDGEIVVCDNGSTDASVAIAERMGARVVHQPARGYGNAYLKGFASARGRYLVMGDADDTYDFTMIPQFLAALEEEHCEFVTGSRYLNGGDAHITALHRYFGNPALTRILNLLFGTRYTDVYCGYRAFSRNAYELIRPVSPGMEFNLELAINAGLAGLRTREIPIVLGARKGESKLRTFRDGWRSLRMMLLYSPNKLFFVPGTILLTLGLLIHLAVLLGLVRFGGRPASGVTAVFATIFSVVGFEILSLGLHAKTYSWSRRFDRDNRALGAFYRRFKLEAGLLLGGGLIVLGGGILLVIVAQWLRSQLLPLPHPEWVSFAATLVILGFSTLFSSLFISAMSMSRPEEK, translated from the coding sequence ATGAGCCAGGAGCCGCTCGTATCCGTCGTCATGCCTTGCCTCAACGAGGAAGAGGCCATCGGCCCCTGCATCGAGAAGATCCAGGCCACCTTCGCCCGGGCCGGCATCGACGGCGAGATCGTGGTGTGCGACAACGGGTCGACCGACGCCTCGGTAGCTATCGCCGAGCGGATGGGCGCCCGGGTGGTGCATCAGCCGGCTCGCGGCTATGGCAACGCCTACCTCAAGGGGTTCGCCAGCGCGCGCGGGCGGTACCTGGTCATGGGTGACGCGGACGATACCTACGACTTCACGATGATTCCTCAGTTCCTCGCGGCACTGGAGGAAGAGCACTGCGAATTCGTCACCGGGAGCCGTTATCTCAACGGCGGCGACGCGCACATCACGGCGCTCCACCGCTATTTCGGGAATCCGGCGCTCACCCGGATCCTCAATCTGCTCTTCGGCACCCGGTACACCGATGTGTACTGCGGCTACCGCGCCTTCTCCCGCAACGCGTACGAGCTGATCCGTCCGGTCAGCCCCGGCATGGAGTTCAACCTCGAGCTTGCCATCAATGCCGGACTCGCGGGACTCCGCACCAGGGAGATCCCCATCGTCCTTGGCGCCCGGAAGGGCGAGTCCAAGCTGCGGACGTTCCGCGACGGCTGGCGCAGCCTTCGCATGATGCTGCTCTACTCACCCAACAAGCTGTTCTTCGTTCCGGGAACCATCCTGCTGACGCTCGGACTGCTGATTCACCTGGCGGTGCTGCTCGGACTGGTGCGCTTCGGCGGCCGTCCCGCTTCGGGAGTGACGGCGGTGTTCGCCACGATCTTCAGCGTGGTCGGCTTCGAGATCCTGAGCCTGGGCCTGCACGCCAAGACCTATTCCTGGAGCCGCCGGTTCGACCGGGACAACCGGGCGCTCGGCGCGTTCTACCGGCGGTTCAAGCTCGAAGCCGGCCTGCTGCTCGGCGGCGGGCTCATCGTCCTCGGCGGCGGCATCCTGCTGGTGATCGTGGCGCAGTGGCTCCGCTCCCAGCTCCTCCCGCTGCCACATCCAGAGTGGGTGTCGTTCGCGGCCACCCTGGTGATCCTTGGCTTCAGCACGTTGTTCTCGTCGCTCTTCATCTCCGCCATGTCGATGAGCCGGCCGGAGGAGAAATAG
- a CDS encoding glycosyltransferase, giving the protein MPQPEPRGAAPERTVSVIIPARNEGRTIARLIHSIQQQTPAGWTAEVMLVDDGSTDDTVAVARAAGARVLELGSRAGGGNPAVARNRGARAASGDPLIFLDADCLPAPGWLARLLAGHAAGAAVVGGSLDLPSGLSPMARCDYYCGWYHAHSRRAAGEVPNHPPGNLSVRRAEFASTAGFTEHQPIAYAHEELVWQAEVRRRGGRIFFDPAAIVYHYNRPGFRNLLRRNYRWGYSAIESKAPTGAARLAWVYRFPALLVAASLPLALGSTGYILWCWIRARRLEPLLMLPAILAARLAYSAGLVAGGIRWMRFGADAAEARPRWE; this is encoded by the coding sequence ATGCCGCAGCCTGAGCCGCGGGGGGCCGCCCCCGAACGGACCGTCTCGGTCATCATTCCAGCCCGGAACGAGGGCCGGACGATCGCCCGGCTGATCCACTCCATTCAGCAGCAGACGCCCGCCGGATGGACGGCGGAGGTCATGCTGGTGGACGACGGGTCGACCGACGACACCGTGGCTGTCGCGCGCGCCGCGGGTGCCAGGGTGCTCGAGCTCGGTAGCCGAGCGGGCGGCGGCAACCCGGCGGTCGCCAGGAATCGGGGCGCGCGGGCCGCCTCGGGGGATCCGCTGATCTTCCTCGACGCGGACTGCCTGCCGGCGCCGGGCTGGCTGGCACGGCTCCTCGCGGGACACGCAGCCGGTGCCGCGGTGGTGGGAGGCTCGCTCGATCTCCCCTCCGGCCTCTCGCCGATGGCACGCTGCGACTATTACTGCGGCTGGTACCATGCGCATTCCCGCCGCGCCGCGGGCGAGGTGCCCAATCATCCACCCGGCAACCTGAGCGTCCGCCGCGCCGAGTTCGCGAGCACCGCCGGATTTACCGAACACCAGCCGATCGCCTACGCGCATGAGGAGCTGGTCTGGCAGGCGGAGGTGCGGCGGCGCGGCGGCCGCATTTTCTTCGATCCGGCGGCGATCGTCTATCACTACAACCGCCCGGGCTTCCGCAATCTCCTCCGGCGCAACTACCGCTGGGGCTACAGCGCCATCGAGAGCAAGGCGCCGACCGGCGCCGCGCGCCTGGCCTGGGTCTACCGGTTCCCCGCCCTGCTGGTGGCCGCGAGCCTGCCGCTCGCGCTGGGGAGCACCGGGTACATCCTGTGGTGCTGGATCCGGGCGCGCCGGCTCGAGCCGCTCCTGATGCTGCCTGCGATTCTCGCCGCGCGACTGGCCTACTCGGCCGGCCTGGTGGCGGGGGGTATCCGCTGGATGCGATTCGGCGCAGACGCCGCCGAGGCGCGGCCACGTTGGGAATGA
- a CDS encoding glycosyltransferase family 39 protein codes for MIAALGLSFVVSTALGALLLRTAWPGDAAGRPWPLLVALGAGLGAGVSAVLLFLWMLAFGPTRGFALAEVGLVMLLVVVAFRAGRRPAAGPAPEGGQSNSRLLPLLVAGFLVTLSAAAAAFVSTLRQHPHGQWDAWMNWDMRARMFFRGGEAWRNAFSATFPWSHPDYPVLVPSLVARSWLYAGAETLLGPALVAATFTFGAVALLASALAALRSTSQGLLAGMVLLSTPFFILHGTSLYADVPLAFFFLATMVCLALDARQGEATTRFAVLAGVAAGLAMWTKNEGVLFSLAVGAGLIVAGGRDWAATRRRLRGFGSGLLPLLLLVASFKIAFAPPNDLLSTLDVQRTFGRLTSAHRYYLVIQAYTTHIASFGGNGFGSAVWVLAAYLLGLGVSGTDASRRWLRMAAIALMLLLAGHFMVFVSMADELARLLDSSLDRLLLQIWPSALFLFFMLVRTPEEASTGPLLIGRTIDQH; via the coding sequence GTGATCGCGGCGCTCGGTCTTTCGTTCGTCGTCTCGACTGCACTGGGCGCGCTGCTGCTCCGGACCGCGTGGCCCGGTGATGCCGCCGGCAGACCGTGGCCGCTGCTCGTCGCGCTCGGAGCCGGACTGGGCGCGGGAGTGTCGGCCGTCCTGCTCTTCCTCTGGATGCTCGCGTTCGGACCCACGCGAGGCTTCGCGCTGGCGGAGGTGGGACTGGTGATGTTGTTGGTCGTCGTGGCGTTCAGGGCCGGCAGGAGGCCGGCCGCCGGGCCTGCACCCGAAGGCGGCCAGAGCAATTCTCGACTGCTCCCGCTGCTGGTCGCGGGCTTTCTGGTGACGCTGTCTGCCGCGGCCGCGGCCTTCGTGTCGACGCTTCGGCAGCACCCGCACGGCCAGTGGGACGCCTGGATGAACTGGGATATGCGGGCCCGAATGTTCTTCCGCGGGGGCGAGGCCTGGCGGAATGCGTTCTCGGCCACGTTCCCGTGGTCCCACCCGGATTATCCGGTGCTGGTTCCCTCGCTCGTCGCCCGGAGCTGGCTCTACGCCGGCGCCGAGACACTGCTCGGGCCCGCGCTGGTGGCGGCCACGTTCACATTCGGGGCGGTGGCACTCCTGGCATCAGCGCTGGCCGCTCTTCGCAGCACCAGTCAGGGGCTGCTGGCCGGAATGGTCCTGCTGAGCACGCCGTTCTTCATCCTTCATGGCACCTCGCTCTACGCCGACGTGCCCCTCGCCTTCTTCTTTCTCGCGACCATGGTCTGCCTTGCCCTGGATGCGCGGCAGGGCGAGGCCACCACCCGCTTCGCGGTGCTGGCCGGCGTGGCGGCGGGCCTGGCGATGTGGACCAAGAACGAAGGCGTGCTCTTCAGCCTGGCCGTGGGGGCCGGACTGATCGTCGCCGGCGGGCGCGACTGGGCCGCCACTCGGCGGCGGCTGCGCGGGTTCGGCAGCGGACTGCTCCCGCTGCTCCTCCTGGTGGCGAGCTTCAAGATCGCGTTCGCCCCACCGAACGACCTGCTATCGACCCTCGACGTCCAGCGCACCTTCGGGCGATTGACCTCGGCGCATCGCTACTATCTCGTCATCCAGGCATACACCACTCATATCGCGTCCTTCGGGGGGAACGGCTTCGGCAGTGCGGTGTGGGTGCTGGCCGCCTATCTCCTGGGACTCGGTGTCAGCGGGACCGACGCCAGCCGCCGCTGGCTGCGAATGGCTGCGATTGCCCTCATGCTTCTGCTGGCGGGCCACTTCATGGTCTTCGTCAGCATGGCCGATGAGCTGGCCAGGCTGCTCGACAGCTCGCTCGATCGGCTGCTGCTGCAGATCTGGCCCAGCGCGCTGTTTCTGTTCTTCATGCTGGTGCGCACGCCGGAGGAGGCGAGCACCGGCCCACTCCTGATCGGACGGACGATTGACCAGCACTGA